Below is a window of Poecilia reticulata strain Guanapo linkage group LG8, Guppy_female_1.0+MT, whole genome shotgun sequence DNA.
TTGATACTGagactttttaaagtaaaaaaaaaagcataaacttttaaaattattttatatatttttaaaatttttaatttagcacatttttgtaataaaatatatatttttaaaatatccaagtttaattttaaaaataatactaaagatggagattttatatttttaattgggGTAAAATGATCAcagacattaaaatataaaatattgacaaCATCAACAacgttaatttgtttttaaatattcaggctttttgcattttcttgcaAGTTCCACATTTATCTGGTGATTTTTACCCAAAAACTGACTTTGCTGCACCCAGATCTGCTTGTGATTCATTTATTAGAAAGAGCGACAAAAATCCTGATTTAACTGGTGTCAGAAATTATCACATGTTTTTTCCACCTGAtaataagaatatttactaTATAATacataatgtttgttttctgccaaCATCAGGACTGGTTCGTCTTTAGAGTTTGGAGCAGACGTGCTTCTTGCTTCTCGTTTTTCTTCCTGTCATCTCTCCTCTCAGCTGctcagcagaaacaggaaatggcTGCATTGTTTACTGGTGAGCAGCTGGACGCCGAAACTCCACAGCAGGGAAGGAAGAGATCCAGCAGAAAACCGACTCTGGGTCGGCCTGCAGGGGTCGGAGCGGGTCCAGACTTTCCTTTAGCTTCACTGTGACTTTTAGTTTCACTAATCAGTtagttttattagttattattagcaaaaatatagtttagttattagttaaatatttagttttagattttttcttaCCAAACTaccatttaattttagtttaattattagTTAAGTATtgcttagttttagtttttattagttaaatatttcattttctcataattacttaaaattaggagaataaaaaattatttcgtATCGGtttgaaaggctaataaataaattcacaaacacaaaaccaaagaaTGTTATGTTTATCATTGCAGTAtgctttagttttagtttaacttctttagttttagtttNNNNNNNNNNNNNNNNNNNNNNNNNNNNNNNNNNNNNNNNNNNNNNNNNNNNNNNNNNNNNNNNNNNNNNNNNNNNNNNNNNNNNNNNNNNNNNNNNNNNNNNNNNNNNNNNNNNNNNNNNNNNNNNNNNNNNNNNNNNNNNNNNNNNNNNNNNNNNNNNNNNNNNNNNNNNNNNNNNNNNNNNNNNNNNNNNNNNNNNNNNNNNNNNNNNNNNNNNNNNNNNNNNNNNNNNNNNNNNNNNNNNNNNNNNNNNNNNNNNNNNNNNNNNNNNNNNNNNNNNNNNNNNNNNNNNNNNNNNNNNNNNNNNNNNNNNNNNNNNNNNNNNNNNNNNNNNNNNNNNNNNNNNNNNNNNNNNNNNNNNNNNNNNNNNNNNNNNNNNNNNNNNNNNNNNNNNNNNNNNNNNNNNNNNNNNNNNNNNNNNNNNNNNNNNNNNNNNNNNNNNNNNNNNNNNNNNNNNNNNNNNNNNNNNNNNNNNNNNNNNNNNNNNNNNNNNNNNNNNNNNNNNNNNNNNNNNNNNNNNNNNNNNNNNNNNNNNNNNNNNNNNNNNNNNNNNNNNNNNNNNNNNNNNNNNNNNNNNNNNNNNNNNNNNNNNNNNNNNNNNNNNNNNNNNNNNNNNNNNNNNNNNNNNNNNNNNNNNNNNNNNNNNNNNNNNNNNNNNNNNNNNNNNNNNNNNNNNNNNNNNNNNNNNNNNNNNNNNNNNNNNNNNNNNNNNNNNNNNNNNNNNNNNNNNNNNNNNNNNNNNNNNNNNNNNNNNNNNNNNNNNNNNNNNNNNNNNNNNNNNNNNNNNNNNNNNNNNNNNNNNNNNNNNNNNNNNNNNNNNNNNNNNNNNNNNNNNNNNNNNNNNNNNNNNNNNNNNNNNNNNNNNNNNNNNNNNNNNNNNNNNNNNNNNNNNNNNNNNNNNNNNNNNNNNNNNNNNNNNNNNNNNNNNNNNNNNNNNNNNNNNNNNNNNNNNNNNNNNNNNNNNNNNNNNNNNNNNNNNNNNNNNNNNNNNNNNNNNNNNNNNNNNNNNNNNNNNNNNNNNNNNNNNNNNNNNNNNNNNNNNNNNNNNNNNNNNNNNNNNNNNNNNNNNNNNNNNNNNNNNNNNNNNNNNNNNNNNNNNNNNNNNNNNNNNNNNNNNNNNNNNNNNNNNNNNNNNNNNNNNNNNNNNNNNNNNNNNNNNNNNNNNNNNNNNNNNNNNNNNNNNNNNNNNNNNNNNNNNNNNNNNNNNNNNNNNNNNNNNNNNNNNNNNNNNNNNNNNNNNNNNNNNNNNNNNNNNNNNNNNNNNNNNNNNNNNNNNNNNNNNNNNNNNNNNNNNNNNNNNNNNNNNNNNNNNNNNNNNNNNNNNNNNNNNNNNNNNNNNNNNNNNNNNNNNNNNNNNNNNNNNNNNNNNNNNNNNNNNNNNNNNNNNNNNNNNNNNNNNNNNNNNNNNNNNNNNNNNNNNNNNNNNNNNNNNNNNNNNNNNNNNNNNNNNNNNNNNNNNNNNNNNNNNNNNNNNNNNNNNNNNNNNNNNNNNNNNNNNNNNNNNNNNNNNNNNNNNNNNNNNNNNNNNNNNNNNNNNNNNNNNNNNNNNNNNNNNNNNNNNNNNNNNNNNNNNNNNNNNNNNNNNNNNNNNNNNNNNNNNNNNNNNNNNNNNNNNNNNNNNNNNNNNNNNNNNNNNNNNNNNNNNNNNNNNNNNNNNNNNNNNNNNNNNNNNNNNNNNNNNNNNNNNNNNNNNNNNNNNNNNNNNNNNNNNNNNNNNNNNNNNNNNNNNNNNNNNNNNNNNNNNNNNNNNNNNNNNNNNNNNNNNNNNNNNNNNNNNNNNNNNNNNNNNNNNNNNNNNNNNNNNNNNNNNNNNNNNNNNNNNNNNNNNNNNNNNNNNNNNNNNNNNNNNNNNNNNNNNNNNNNNNNNNNNNNNNNNNNNNNNNNNNNNNNNNNNNNNNNNNNNNNNNNNNNNNNNNNNNNNNNNNNNNNNNNNNNNNNNNNNNNNNNNNNNNNNNNNNNNNNNNNNNNNNNNNNNNNNNNNNNNNNNNNNNNNNNNNNNNNNNNNNNNNNNNNNNNNNNNNNNNNNNNNNNNNNNNNNNNNNNNNNNNNNNNNNNNNNNNNNNNNNNNNNNNNNNNNNNNNNNNNNNNNNNNNNNNNNNNNNNNNNNNNNNNNNNNNNNNNNNNNNNNNNNNNNNNNNNNNNNNNNNNNNNNNNNNNNNNNNNNNNNNNNNNNNNNNNNNNNNNNNNNNNNNNNNNNNNNNNNNNNNNNNNNNNNNNNNNNNNNNNNNNNNNNNNNNNNNNNNNNNNNNNNNNNNNNNNNNNNNNNNNNNNNNNNNNNNNNNNNNNNNNNNNNNNNNNNNNNNNNNNNNNNNNNNNNNNNNNNNNNNNNNNNNNNNNNNNNNNNNNNNNNNNNNNNNNNNNNNNNNNNNNNNNNNNNNNNNNNNNNNNNNNNNNNNNNNNNNNNNNNNNNNNNNNNNNNNNNNNNNNNNNNNNNNNNNNNNNNNNNNNNNNNNNNNNNNNNNNNNNNNNNNNNNNNNNNNNNNNNNNNNNNNNNNNNNNNNNNNNNNNNNNNNNNNNNNNNNNNNNNNNNNNNNNNNNNNNNNNNNNNNNNNNNNNNNNNNNNNNNNNNNNNNNNNNNNNNNNNNNNNNNNNNNNNNNNNNNNNNNNNNNNNNNNNNNNNNNNNNNNNNNNNNNNNNNNNNNNNNNNNNNNNNNNNNNNNNNNNNNNNNNNNNNNNNNNNNNNNNNNNNNNNNNNNNNNNNNNNNNNNNNNNNNNNNNNNNNNNNNNNNNNNNNNNNNNNNNNNNNNNNNNNNNNNNNNNNNNNNNNNNNNNNNNNNNNNNNNNNNNNNNNNNNNNNNNNNNNNNNNNNNNNNNNNNNNNNNNNNNNNNNNNNNNNNNNNNNNNNNNNNNNNNNNNNNNNNNNNNNNNNNNNNNNNNNNNNNNNNNNNNNNNNNNNNNNNNNNNNNNNNNNNNNNNNNNNNNNNNNNNNNNNNNNNNNNNNNNNNNNNNNNNNNNNNNNNNNNNNNNNNNNNNNNNNNNNNNNNNNNNNNNNNNNNNNNNNNNNNNNNNNNNNNNNNNNNNNNNNNNNNNNNNNNNNNNNNNNNNNNNNNNNNNNNNNNNNNNNNNNNNNNNNNNNNNNNNNNNNNNNNNNNNNNNNNNNNNNNNNNNNNNNNNNNNNNNNNNNNNNNNNNNNNNNNNNNNNNNNNNNNNNNNNNNNNNNNNNNNNNNNNNNNNNNNNNNNNNNNNNNNNNNNNNNNNNNNNNNNNNNNNNNNNNNNNNNNNNNNNNNNNNNNNNNNNNNNNNNNNNNNNNNNNNNNNNNNNNNNNNNNNNNNNNNNNNNNNNNNNNNNNNNNNNNNNNNNNNNNNNNNNNNNNNNNNNNNNNNNNNNNNNNNNNNNNNNNNNNNNNNNNNNNNNNNNNNNNNNNNNNNNNNNNNNNNNNNNNNNNNNNNNNNNNNNNNNNNNNACAACAAAACACtagaacaacaaaacactagaataacaacaacaaaacactagaataacaataaaacactagaacaacaacaaaacaatagaaCAACAATAACactagaacaacaacaaaacactagaACAACAACTGGAGCTCATCCATTCACTAGAACAATAAACTAAGTGGCAATGAAATACTGTAAGATATGGACATCCAACTATccgtcatccatccatccatccatccatcccaccatccatccatccatcatacatccatccaaccatccatccatggaGGTAATGATTCAGTCGATGAactcagagattttcctctacTCTAAAACTCTTCACTTCTTGTGGAAATGCTTGTGTTGTTGCTATGGAGATGAGAAACATCTTTTAAATCTTATCCTGAGTCTTTAATCTGAATCCTAACAACCTGCATCATCCaccagagaaaaacaatctgcagaacattttgacTCGTTTGTACCAACAAcaaaaccacttcctgtttcacctgGCTGCTACTAACCCATCACTTCAGCAGGTATTTATGTAACAATTGCTAAAATCACCAAGATAAATTTACACAACAAACCTTTCCAGTCTGGACTACAGTTTGCAGACTGAAAGTCGGTTAATGAAGCTCTTCCTGTGAACTTTAAATCATTATCAAAGGTCACAGAAATAATCTATTTGGTTATTTTGGCTTCGTGTTAATGCCAAAGTCATAGGCTGTGCAGAAAATGATAAAACGTGGAACAAAGTAACGTCAATAACTGTTAGAGCTTTAAAAATCAGGAAGAATTACTCAGCATTGTGAGCAGAAAGGCAGCCTGACAtcatctttgatgtttttaaaggaaatctgctggaaaatgcgagaaaaatctcagaaactaaatgaaaacttgattttaaacCATCAACAGGCAAAAATCTCTAAATGAATCGACGGTATTGAACATTGATGTAAAACCACCAGTAGGAGTTTCAAACCGTTCCATCGTCTCTCCTGCTGTTTTTACATCATCAGAAGTGAAAGCAGCGACTCTGCCTGGCGCGGCGCTGCGGTCGGCCGCGCTTCCTTTACAGCGTCTGAAGAGGAAGTCACCAGGCGGCATCAAACTTCACCATTTAAAGTCTGCAAAGTCTCCTGTAGAACATGTGTCATTCATGCATCTTCAAAACCAGCTGAAAAATGGTCCAACCAATCAGCAACACACACAGATTTAGTCTGTGTGTGTAGCTGATTATGGAGATTATGGATGAAGATTATGGATGGAGTTTCTCAGGTCAAAACGTCGCAGTTGTCCAACACATCCAATCAATCATGACTGAATCAACTCTTGGATGCAATAAACTCTTCCTGTGTTAGAATCTGGCTTGGAGGAGATTCTGGTCCAAAACCCAACGGTGTCTGGACTCAACATCGGGTCTTTTTGGAAATAACACAgttctgttggcttcatcgggtCGTGATCTCCAGATTTCACTGGAGCGGTTAGCAGCAGTGAATCAGTATCTCAAAATCcaaggccatggtcttgagctagaaaacaataaaatggctTCATTTTCGGGTTGAAAACGAAGGCCTGCCAACCAAACTGGAGGAGTTTACGTATCTCAGCTCCAGGAAACTGGAGCAGGAGGTGGATAGATGGATCAGTGTGGCGTTTGTACCAGTTtatcgtggtgaagagagatcTGAACCGAAAGGCAAAGCTCCTGATTTACCCACTGATCTGTATTTCTCCTTCATTTAAGCACATGTGCTTTGGGTTGTGACCAAAAGAATGAGATTTCACGAGGATGCATTCATACAGGTCCtgttaaatctgatttaatcaAAATGCGGTTCGCTTGTCTAGAAAGGTTCGTTTGGGGAGATGAATGTGTAATGAACCTCGGTCTGAGTTTGGCTgcagtgaactctggttcggttcgaatgcctttgtttcttttagaaaGGTGTTGGtatttgcaatatttaaaaaatgtgtcccTAAATAAAGCTAAACGGACCGGCTCAGATGGATCTGAATAAGCTCGCACAGTATCTGTATTTACATTCATATGAATGCAAATATGGGGTTAAAGAAATATGCAGGCATGCACTCGCTCAGTGGCTTTGACATAAACAACACCCACTACTGTTCTGTCGCTTCTTTCTCCTGACAGAGAGCGTTCAGAGGAACAAGAGCTGAAATTATACACCCTCTGCACAATGTGCTGCTCCTCTCTTTGTCTGCTTAGAAACTCAggcttgttttcatttcacagaACAccttttatgtgtgtttgtgatgcaAAGATGACAAGAAACAAGTGGataaaggtttttgtttcatGCTGTTGGAGTAAACGGAGTAAATTTTCAGCAGAGTATTTAGGTCAGTCTGCGCTCCGTGTCATGGCTTCCATcatttatctgttgtttttgtgtcttttctgcagctcctgcatGCCTTTAACAAAATGCGTAAGCTCTGACTAACAGGAGAGTTATGAGAAGCACTCTGCTGCAAACTCTCACAATTATTATTAGAGCACAGCAATGACGAAACTATAACACGAGAACATGTCTAAACTCGATCAGAATGACTTCCTTATTTCTGTAGTTATTTGTGAAGTTAAGCCTCCATCCACCAGGCTGAGATCAGGACATCAAAGCTCAACAGCACCTCATTTGTCTCAATTAAACCTCAAAAAGTGCCTTTTCTTAAACGGAGAGAACAGAATTCCATTAGAAAATTgggcatttttaattttgcaccACTCTTAGCAAATAGTGACTCCCTATACTAACACAActaatatttgctttaaataaaaaatgtgttcataaaAATTCGGCACACAATCTGTTCACTTAGCAACAAAATTAGtcttaaataaatgcacaactTTTTAAGATATGATGAAAAAACGCGATACGATGATCTGAAGTTGGCATCTGATTCCGCAGCTGGGTAAAATTCTGTAAAGGACAATCCTAATAAACCTTTAACAATTTGAACGACTTGAAATAGTCAAATAACGGAattattcaacatttatttattattatcaaGCCTTTATTATACTGCAGTATTATTGCTATCCATCTAGAAAATGAACTTGCTTGAGTCAAACtagatacataaaaaatattatattcacattgaaaactgttattttgagacaatttaCAAGTCACCAAATTCACTTAAAGATCATATATTCAGCCTAGAATAACTCAGTCAATGTATGACCAGTCTCAACACTAAAGCATCACCCTGCAAATTCTGGTCTAAACAGCTATAatagcagaaaaatgtttaattttgatgGTCCACAAcataataatagttttatttcgATTTATAGAATATAAATTCAGTTTACAATAATATAGTTCATATTTGACCCTTGAACTACAGCTGATTCGTTTTCTTTGAAAACGGTGAAATAGCCCTTTATTCAATCGGAAGCACCGAATCACAAACGAACTTCATCGCCGTGCTCGCTAAAAAGTTGAGATGTTTCACCTCCAAATGAGattaaaagaaagcattttgatttaaatctgtgctgcagaataaaaataaagcctcTTTGATAGAATATTTGGTCAGTAACTATCTTAGATCCggttagtttgttttggtcaaaaAGACAATGAAACTCGGCTCATGGCTGAGAGAGCAAGCACAACATCTCCATTAAGTCCGGAGGAAAACAACAGCTGCGGTGAAACACCCcattctgaaacaaaaacaaaatcaaaacaaacctgtttcagtgttttctggCCGCCATTTAATCCTAACTGTCAACGATCAGCTCGGAGCCGCCGATGCGCCGCTCCACATATGCCGAAGTTTAGCCCAAGTCCAAAAATGACACTTCCGAGGCTTTCAGAGagtcaaccaatcagaaactaGATCCTTCAAAGTGACCGAAattccagccaatcagattacGAGATGATGAATTCTGCCCGCCTTAAAGAAACGGTCCCTGTGAGTAAACTGGAGCTGATGAAATAAGTTGATAAAAGGCCAAATTTATTTTCGATAAGGTTTTTAacataatattaatattgttttaggTTGTTTAGTTATATATACACAAAAGGTAGTTTGAAAAGTGTTTTAGTCTCATATTTAGGCGGGATAAACTGGTTGCAGTTATCTTAGGTTTTGACTTTATAACGGCCATTATTAGGTCAGCAACAGTGAACCACATGAAAAAACCTCATTAgtttagttacattttataaagtattttgtaaaattgcagtaaaaataCAAACGTAAAAGTAAACTATATagtaatatattgtttttaaaatgtgtgtgatTTACCAACCAACCAATTAattatgtttgtaaaatgtatgtttgcTTTGAAGCAATGAGGAGGAAATAGGTTAAACTTGGGCAGTATGAAATAAACTTCCTGAAAGCACAGCTGGGCTCTAGTAGCAGCCAGCGCCCTCTAGCGGTTCACGGTGAATgtaatttatctttaaattcCCTCtatcaatcaaaacaaatacaaaagtctctttcaaacatttcttcGAATAAAAATCTGGAGTGTGAGTTGTGCATCTCTATTCCTTCAGCTACACTCATTCCAACAAGTGTTGTGATTAATTtgttactgaaataataatcaactaatttagtaattatttaATCTATAATGAGAATATACAGACTGTGAAACATGCCATTTGATGAAAAAACAAGCCAAGAGTGTAGAAAAGTAtgtgtattttgcatttaagatgaaaaaaaaaacctttgtctgtaaatatgtacatagaacttatttttttaaactgagttAAATCCTTTGTTTACTTGcatgtttatgtatttctaatattctacaaaataagcttaagtttttaaatgaaaaatctgatgaATATGCCAATTTTaattcgattaatcgtcagaatgctcgattattaaaacaattatttgcgGCAGCCTTAATTTCttaatagtttaaaaacaaaaaaaaaaaaaaacataatttgaaagCTGTTGTGCCTCCGATTTGACCACCTATAGGCGCTCAAAGCTGCGCAAACTGATCCCGGTGACGCAGTTAGGCGCTTCCCTGAATGGACCGGGACAATCCCTCAGATTACAGCTTGACCCACAGGATTTGTGCACCTGACTCGACCGGAAACAGTCAGAGATGAACCAACGCTgatgtagatttattttatcttcctGGATACAGTTaggaaaaaagattttagtcACTTTTAGGAGTTTATTTCATGCAGGTGAGGCTGTAATATCTCCATGTGAGACTTTCATAGCGGATTTTACGAAGATATTCCGGCTGAATTACGCAGAGGATGCGCTGTTAACAGAAATCTGAGTTTACCACCAGCTTATAATGATTGATATTCCTGCTTCCGGTGGAAACCTCGGCTATAATCCTCGCAGATTTCCGCGCACAGATGGATTGCGTCCTGACCGTCAGCCGGGGACGCCACGGTATGTAAACTGGATGAACTCCGCCGCTATGTTTGCGCCTTTTTTACTGAACTGAATCTGGCAAGAGAGCGCCAAAATGAGGAAAGTTGTTCTGAAAGAAGCCGCAAAGCGCTTCCCCTGGCTGGCCAACGTCACCCTGTACGGCTGCCTGTTCGCCGGCGGGGATTTGGCGCATCAGCTGATTGCGCACAGAGAGCGCATCGACTGGAAACACACCCGCAACGTGGCCATCGTGGCCATCACCTTCCAGGGAAACTTTAACTACTTCTGGCTGCGCGCTCTGGAGAAACGCTTCCCCGGAAAATCCGCAGGGATGGTTTTCCGCAAACTGCTGCTGGACCAAAGCTTTGCGTCACCTTTGGCCACCAGCGTCTTCTACACAGGTGAGGAACAGGCGCATCTGAATCAATTAGAGCATGATgccaaatattatttattacggtaatttaattaaaagaaatagaaaagtaTGTTTTACATACAGCAAATTGCGTCCAAACTGAgatattttggatttatttgttcaaaaaaatatGATATTATATCCAGtaatatcaaaaataatgtcttaaaaacacaactttggtAACGCAACGAAATTAACCCACAGTAGAAGCTGGGTTAGTTGGAAAgtcaagtggaaggaaaacatcagggagagattaaaaaatttaacttgtgtgttttgtgtataTTAATACCACACAGATGGAAacatttcaactgttttttgttgttgttgttgattatGGAAAGTGACAGGAAATCACAAATCCTCTTTTCCAGAAAAGATGTTTTACATAAGACCATTACtaataatgaacatgtttttaaaacataaatgttagGTAATGCAAGGAGGTTAACCCACAGAAGAAGTTGGattggaaagttaagtggaaggaagaaatcaCGGATAGATTGGATTTAGGTTTCAAGAGtgcagtttatttctgtaattcagTCTTACAAACTGAAACTCGTGTTAAATTTATTAACACTAAGACACATTTCaacagggtgtgtgtgtgtgtgtgtgNNNNNNNNNNNNNNNNNNNNNNNNNNNNNNNNNNNNNNNNNNNNNNNNNNNNNNNNNNNNNNNNNNNNNNNNNNNNNNNNNNNNNNNNNNNNNNNNNNNNNNNNNNNNNNNNNNNNNNNNtgtgtgtgtgtgtgtgtgtgtgtgtgtgtgtgtgtgtgtgtgtgtgtgtgtgtgtgtgtgtgtgtgtgtaaaattttGATGACTATGGACAGAAAATCCCAAATCCACTTTTCCAGAAAAGTTCTATGACATAATTCATTATGTGAccttaacatttaaaacacatatGTTAGGTAACAGAAGGAGGTTAATCCACAGAAGTGCTGAATCAAATGACATagtggaaagttaagtggaaggaagaaatcaATGACAGATTCTGCTTTTAAGTacagtttatttctgtaattacatttttaaaaatgaaattaaaatatgtgcTACATATATTAataacacacagagagacacataACAGCAtcggtctggttctggttctcctcaGCCCAGACGATCCTGGACCCATCTGCATGTGCAGTCAACACCTTCTAATGCTCCCTTAACATCTTCATTTGCTTCACAATCCTGTTTCAAAGCTGGAGCTACGTTGCTTAAGCACCTTTTTCTACTAcagtgtttttccttccactaaacttccCATTGATTTACTTGAGGCCAGTTTCTCTCCTGTTatcaaatttttggtttttgaagatttcattttttgaaatattttcttgaaaaaacaaggacatttctgagtttcaaaagacataaatttgctgggggaaaaaatgctacaaatgttttagataaatttcagaaatgttctgcaaagaaacaaaagcaaacacaaaaaacaagaaactctTCTGTTAAAAATTGTTGTTAAATttccaaaaatctaaaattttaattttactttagcAAATtgtcaacttttgaaactcaaaaatctcaaagtttatttttcttctaatttcagattttttttgtttttatttatttatttatttattatttttttgcacattttccacatttgtagctcagattttttaaattcctgagatcaatctaaaaatgtctgcgttttttggcagaatttatttgcttttctacCTACAGCAGTGGAGCCCAAAGTGggtcggcatcctgcatgttttagtctctccctggtttaacacacctggatcagaACATGGacctgctgaggaggttgttgctATGACACCAGGGAGGGAACTAAAACACGCCGGCCCTCAGGGACCCGCTTTGGGCACCACTGACCTATAATGACCCTGACACACTACCATGCTATTTGGTGcgcagaagaaaatgtattctttaatttttttatctgtaggACTGGAGTCTGGCATGAAAAAgttgtaaattttatttgtaatatcaGCTGTAATCTGAATCTTTCTTCTGTCCTGCAGGTGTGAGCTTCCTGGAAGGAAAGGAAGACATCCTGGAAGACTGGAGGGAGAAATTCTTTAACACCTGGAGGGTAAAATATGAGAAAGtcaccttcctcttcctcctcctcctcttcctcacatgGTCACATCGCTAGCAGCTGGCAGCCAGATTAACCTACATCGCCCGTGTGCTGCTAATGATGCGCAGTGTGCAGGACAAACCAGGCAGCGGATAATAATGTCAGTGGAGGAGAGATCCTGGCGCAGATTAGCGACCTGTTAGCATGCGGTTGCATAATCCAGGACAGCAGCGCTTCATTTAGCTGCCGATTGTGTAAAactatgtaaaaacaaaaacgcatcTGATCAGAAAGCCAGTACTTCACAAATATCctgaggattttctttttaaactgcatgaattgggtcaaatgttttgggttttggcTTCTTGCTctctgatttacatttttagttttttatatgtaaacttctgactttagTCAAGTCAAAtcaaaacttatttatttagcacatttacAGAAACCTCAGCTGACAACAAACTTCACAACATCGCAGGCAGAAggaataaaatttgatttaaaaaatgagatAAATACCAAACGATAATAATACGAATACATGCCAAGACATACTTGATTTCAGCTGCAGCAAACTCCCAAAAACTGGAATTAATtctttaattttccctttttcttttcttaaaataaatttacagaaaaataaaaaaataaatcagcagttaaatatttttctatgatATGACTGAACCTTTAgtctcttgtgtttttattaagtaaaaatatttgaccAGAGATTGTTTCAACTGAGATTGTTGcaagattttaatttataagaatttttactattttttccaGACTGGACTCATGTACTGGCCCTTTATGCAGGTAACTATTAATatactacattttattttgttttattaattcataAGCAGTTGCATAAGAAAACtgaaatggtttattttatttatatgtatttagtagttaaaattttatattaaaaaactgtttctgttgctaaaaatgtgttattttgtaattatggtagTTATTTG
It encodes the following:
- the mpv17l gene encoding mpv17-like protein isoform X1, whose product is MRKVVLKEAAKRFPWLANVTLYGCLFAGGDLAHQLIAHRERIDWKHTRNVAIVAITFQGNFNYFWLRALEKRFPGKSAGMVFRKLLLDQSFASPLATSVFYTGVSFLEGKEDILEDWREKFFNTWRTGLMYWPFMQFLNFVLMPLHMRTAFMGCCAFLWASFLCFSRQDGDGTATVALAFIMDPRKTLEEMREARLARKRHKIQREN
- the mpv17l gene encoding mpv17-like protein isoform X2 is translated as MRKVVLKEAAKRFPWLANVTLYGCLFAGGDLAHQLIAHRERIDWKHTRNVAIVAITFQGNFNYFWLRALEKRFPGKSAGMVFRKLLLDQSFASPLATSVFYTGVSFLEGKEDILEDWREKFFNTWRTGLMYWPFMQDGDGTATVALAFIMDPRKTLEEMREARLARKRHKIQREN